In Arachis hypogaea cultivar Tifrunner chromosome 2, arahy.Tifrunner.gnm2.J5K5, whole genome shotgun sequence, a genomic segment contains:
- the LOC112741994 gene encoding THO complex subunit 7A, which translates to MLKGRKVSGRGEAVAATYAFGPAEDDVIIKHRLLTRTTTTRGEPPLKKLQKKFTAFVSEVEKDDADNYSDCDKLARAFLQELTTFEIPLLKSKAIVDANIREQENFNELKDETNRQILIAQNDIEDLKKILEESKVERRHKEECEAIRKLIAQQPPRSETQKLITQLEKEIMALDMENTAGSRLLELRKKQFALLLHVVDELQNTVEEEQKNLVEEMRIATEELKNGMENGSGGSEAMTIDQ; encoded by the exons ATGCTGAAAGGGAGAAAGGTTTCAGGGCGGGGAGAGGCAGTTGCAGCCACATACGCCTTCGGTCCCGCCGAAGATGACGTCATCATCAAACACAGGCTTCTCACTCGCACAACAACAACGAGGGGTGAGCCTCCATTGAAGAAGCTTCAGAAGAAGTTCACCGCTTTCGTCTCCGAGGTTGAAAAGGACGACGCCGACAACTACAGCGACTGCGATAAGCTCGCGAGAGCGTTCTTGCAGGAGCTCACGACTTTTGAGATCCCGCTTCTGAAGAGCAAAGCCATTGTTGATGCAAATATCAGAGAGCAGGAGAATTTCAACGAGCTCAAGGACGAAACGAATCGGCAGATCTTGATAGCGCAGAACGACATTGAAGATCTTAAGAAGATTCTGGAAGAGAGTAAAGTTGAGAGAAGGCATAAAGAGGAGTGTGAGGCTATCAGGAAATTGATTGCTCAGCAACCGCCAAGGTCAGAGACGCAGAAGCTCATTACGCAATTGGAGAAAGAAATCATGGCGTTGGACATGGAGAATACTGCTGGTTCCAGATTGTTGGAGCTTCGGAAGAAACAATTCGCTCTTCTGTTGCATGTG GTGGATGAGTTGCAGAACACGGTAGAGGAAGAGCAGAAGAATCTGGTTGAGGAGATGAGAATAGCAACCGAGGAACTTAAGAATGGGATGGAGAATGGAAGTGGAGGCTCAGAAGCAATGACAATTGACCAGTAA
- the LOC112718709 gene encoding signaling peptide TAXIMIN 1 — protein sequence MCCCCSDEDRKCRPIGFLLGLPFAFVSLLISLVGVIVWIVGLILTCICPCCLCVTLIVEFALALIKAPFSVMEWFTSKIPC from the exons ATGTGTTGTTGTTGCTCTGATGAGGACCGAAAATGCAGGCCTATTGGGTTTCTGTTAGGCCTACCTTTTGCCTTCGTTTCTCTCCTAATCTCTCTTGTGGGTGTCATTGTTTGGATCGTTGG GTTGATTTTGACATGCATATGCCCATGTTGCCTTTGTGTGACCCTCATAGTTGAGTTTGCTCTGGCTTTGATCAAGGCTCCATTTTCGGTCATGGAGTGGTTCACCTCTAAGATTCCATGTTAG